The Kitasatospora paranensis genome has a window encoding:
- a CDS encoding winged helix-turn-helix domain-containing protein has translation MLLTFEVIAEALRERICSGELMPGDALPTQAVLMAEFGASSLSVQKAMALLKRDGYAISHPGKGAFVAQPDIGTDEDRGSPDTGNTPVGGTAARVEALELALAETLDQLTALRARVDALEAGGTERDR, from the coding sequence GTGCTGTTGACGTTCGAGGTCATCGCCGAGGCCCTGCGGGAACGGATCTGCTCAGGCGAGCTGATGCCGGGAGACGCGTTGCCGACGCAGGCGGTGCTGATGGCGGAGTTCGGGGCCTCCAGCCTGTCCGTGCAGAAGGCGATGGCTCTGCTGAAGCGGGACGGCTACGCGATCTCCCACCCCGGCAAGGGCGCCTTCGTCGCCCAGCCCGACATCGGCACCGACGAAGACCGCGGAAGCCCGGACACGGGGAACACGCCCGTCGGCGGGACAGCTGCCCGCGTCGAGGCGCTGGAGCTGGCGCTCGCCGAGACGCTTGATCAGCTCACCGCCCTGCGTGCTCGCGTCGACGCACTTGAGGCAGGTGGCACCGAGCGAGACCGCTGA
- a CDS encoding replication initiator, translating to MGTLHHPPAPRDRACGRTYPAHPAPPRDPVLRQGRRVPEARPDPLPHHHPHRRTHRPRQHPARLGHHRSPRPRRPRCRKAHPSPAPTALRGKETDGVQASESRVFRFGRQIDVRAIRSTDFTGDGPVTDRHVAAYIAKYATKGAETTTGTLDRRLRFLAELAQHDLTDHARQMIHTAWQLGTQLQHAHLRLRQWAHMLGFRGHFSTRTRHYSTTLTQLRAERTAWRTRQDDPQERTDQGQPVTDQHSDRSDLTAGHTDPDAGHRSGHRAGSRQRGQQTPPW from the coding sequence GTGGGCACGCTTCACCACCCACCTGCGCCGCGAGATCGCGCATGCGGCCGGACTTACCCAGCGCACCCTGCGCCACCACGCGACCCTGTCCTACGCCAAGGTCGCCGAGTACCAGAAGCGCGGCCAGATCCACTTCCACACCATCATCCGCATCGACGGACCCACAGGCCCCGCCAGCACCCCGCCCGCCTGGGCCACCACCGATCTCCTCGACCACGCCGTCCGCGCTGCCGCAAAGCGCACCCGAGTCCAGCACCAACGGCCCTCCGGGGCAAGGAGACCGACGGGGTGCAGGCGTCGGAGTCCAGGGTGTTCCGGTTCGGGCGGCAGATCGACGTCCGAGCGATCCGCAGCACCGACTTCACCGGCGACGGCCCCGTCACTGACCGGCACGTCGCCGCCTACATCGCCAAGTACGCCACCAAGGGAGCCGAGACCACCACCGGCACCCTCGACCGCCGACTGCGCTTCCTCGCCGAACTCGCCCAGCACGACCTCACCGACCACGCCCGCCAAATGATCCACACCGCCTGGCAGCTCGGCACCCAGCTCCAGCACGCCCACCTGCGCCTGCGCCAATGGGCGCACATGCTCGGCTTTCGAGGCCACTTCTCCACCCGCACCCGCCACTACTCCACCACCCTCACCCAGCTACGAGCCGAACGCACCGCCTGGCGCACCCGCCAAGACGACCCCCAGGAACGGACTGACCAGGGCCAGCCGGTCACTGACCAGCACAGTGACCGCAGTGACCTGACCGCCGGTCACACCGACCCCGACGCCGGTCACCGCAGCGGCCACCGCGCGGGGAGCAGGCAGCGCGGTCAACAGACACCACCCTGGTGA
- a CDS encoding tyrosine-type recombinase/integrase, with protein sequence MTNPSNTPVPSSTAGSRRVRANGDGTVYHRKDGRWEAAGYVLAAGDTRKRIHGYGATRKEALALLTEKVATSNRGIAAPSAQGSVAAFLTYWLETVAVHRLRENTHTRYTACVRLYVIPGLGRKKLAKLTAKDVRTWLDQPRTTCQCCARGLDTTREQPQCCAAGTCCRKRLSPPTLAYVHSVLKCALEHAVREEEIPRNVARNVRMGTPRPRRFEPLTGEEARAFLTAVDGHRLSALFELALRTGLRKGELLGLRWEDLDLVGATASIRRTLQRTSSAGLTPLPTKTHSSERRIALPTECLRSLEQHRERQAQEREAAGTGWKASGYIFTRPDGNPIEGTTLTRHFNAPLRRAALRRIRFHDLRHSAATLLLEQGVELVVIKELLGHAHIGVTATVYAHVRLRLRLRLQRDAIDLLGNALRTPATSAVRPNDGDEPPVRAAPVR encoded by the coding sequence ATGACCAACCCCAGCAACACTCCCGTCCCCTCCAGCACCGCCGGTTCGCGCAGGGTCCGCGCCAACGGCGACGGCACCGTCTACCACCGCAAGGACGGCCGCTGGGAAGCCGCCGGATACGTCCTCGCCGCAGGCGACACCCGCAAGCGCATCCACGGCTACGGCGCCACCCGCAAGGAGGCTCTAGCCTTGCTGACCGAAAAGGTCGCCACCAGCAACCGCGGCATCGCCGCGCCCTCGGCGCAGGGCAGCGTCGCCGCGTTCCTCACCTACTGGCTGGAGACCGTCGCCGTCCACCGACTCCGCGAGAACACCCACACCCGCTACACCGCCTGCGTCCGCCTCTACGTCATCCCTGGTCTCGGCCGGAAGAAGCTCGCCAAGCTCACCGCCAAGGATGTCCGCACCTGGCTCGACCAGCCCCGCACCACCTGCCAGTGCTGCGCACGCGGCCTCGACACCACCCGCGAGCAGCCCCAGTGCTGCGCGGCCGGGACCTGCTGCCGCAAGCGGCTGTCGCCGCCGACGCTGGCCTACGTGCACTCCGTCCTCAAGTGCGCCTTGGAGCACGCCGTCCGTGAAGAAGAGATCCCGCGCAACGTCGCCCGCAACGTCCGCATGGGAACACCCCGGCCCCGCCGCTTCGAACCCCTCACCGGCGAAGAAGCGCGTGCCTTCCTCACCGCCGTCGACGGCCACCGGCTCAGCGCCTTGTTCGAACTCGCTCTGCGCACCGGCCTGCGCAAGGGCGAACTCCTCGGTCTCCGCTGGGAAGACCTCGACCTGGTCGGCGCGACCGCCAGCATCCGGCGCACCCTCCAGCGCACCAGTTCCGCCGGCCTGACCCCCCTGCCCACCAAGACCCACAGCTCGGAACGGCGCATCGCTCTGCCCACTGAGTGCCTGCGCTCCCTCGAACAGCACCGAGAACGACAGGCTCAGGAACGCGAGGCGGCAGGAACCGGCTGGAAGGCCAGCGGCTACATCTTCACCCGACCCGACGGCAACCCGATCGAGGGCACCACCCTCACCCGGCACTTCAACGCCCCACTCCGCCGAGCCGCCCTACGACGCATCAGGTTTCACGATCTCCGGCACTCGGCGGCCACGCTCCTGCTGGAGCAGGGCGTCGAACTCGTCGTCATCAAAGAGCTCCTCGGCCATGCCCACATCGGGGTGACCGCAACGGTGTACGCCCACGTCCGCCTCCGCCTCCGCCTCCGCCTCCAACGCGACGCCATCGACCTCCTCGGCAACGCCCTCCGCACCCCAGCCACGTCGGCCGTCCGACCCAACGACGGCGACGAACCACCCGTTCGTGCAGCGCCCGTCCGCTGA
- a CDS encoding SMI1/KNR4 family protein — protein MIFDNDDDSIYVGPPVDGEMIRQAQEALGVRLPASYLGLLRVQNGGILRNRCFPTAFPTSWASGHMCVDVILGIGGAWGIDLVSSRLIAEWEYPEIGVVLGITPSAGPDTIMFDYSECGTQSDPSVSYVDEDRVPRRIADSFTEFLNGFVSCREYGEEAD, from the coding sequence ATGATTTTTGATAATGACGACGACTCGATCTATGTTGGCCCGCCGGTAGATGGCGAGATGATTCGGCAGGCCCAGGAGGCACTCGGGGTTCGGCTGCCCGCGAGCTACCTGGGCCTGCTGCGGGTGCAGAATGGCGGAATCCTGCGGAATCGCTGCTTCCCTACAGCCTTCCCCACATCGTGGGCATCTGGCCATATGTGCGTCGACGTGATTTTGGGAATTGGAGGGGCGTGGGGGATTGATCTCGTGTCGTCCCGTCTGATCGCCGAATGGGAGTATCCGGAGATCGGTGTCGTCCTCGGAATTACTCCATCCGCCGGACCGGACACCATTATGTTCGACTACTCTGAATGTGGAACACAGAGCGATCCATCCGTTTCTTATGTCGACGAAGACAGGGTTCCTAGGCGTATTGCAGACTCATTTACTGAATTTCTAAATGGCTTTGTTTCATGTCGGGAATATGGCGAAGAGGCAGATTAG
- a CDS encoding polymorphic toxin-type HINT domain-containing protein yields MSLLAVPPADALAAKQPNPKVWTPPNTPLPDTKSVRGKSAGTTGQTAAGGVPKEWKTPAAVAGKSGSATVALPKVSPEQEAARKLTGGAAPASGGAASVQAGQLPVYLTDLGTAKDSAAGSPSVKVDVLDAAKSRATGASGPVVTLEGANGSARAGHPLQLSVDLKSLAGTTGWSDRARLVQLPACALTTPSKPECQKRTPVQSAVDARTGKLTAKVALPAAPTASTPSSTGGATSHAVQALGATASGAMVLAAEAAPSGSMGSFAATPIAPSAQWSAGSNAGDFSYSYTFDMPTAIGGAAPSVMLGYDSAAVDGRTASTNSQSSWVGDGWDYSAGSISRSYKACLKSGIDMSGDECWAGQALQLNLAGHSGTVVKDDSTGALHLQGDDGTQITPLTGLTNGAWNGEGFKVTTTDGTQYYFGANHLPGGDGTDPASNSVNTVPVYHPHVGDPCYNSSTGAASWCQMGWQWNLDYIVDLHGNLIKYNYSREDNYYSRGGGQNNGTGTLTKYNRFSNVAEIDYGLRLADQIASKGAGNPAAKIVFTTAERCFASGSITCTTAQRTVANQSSWPDSPLDQNCASTGACTNYGPSFWTTKRLTNVATTIYVGGAARPVDSWDLTQVWSDPGDGTSPTLWLSSIKRSGTNGQSALSVPQVSFTAAQMANRVDGLVPAAPQFNRPRMKEITTETGGRINVTYKPVECSRVNGTMPASADTNTMACMPVKWVPPGSPATTKPVDDWFHKILVASVTEQSLVTSDVAKVTEYTYGGGAAWHRNDSEFADDDTRTYDNFRGYQTVTTTTGNGSDGAKTKAVTTFLRGMGGQVTDTWGGTITDSEELAGFVRETQTYESAAAGAKVVAGERTTPWVSGVTSTHTQTGSLPKVYAHYVNTAEVESRSLLSDGTTWRTTERDATYDEAHAGRVDTVDVKGDTSRSDQEQCTKTTYAGGTNTMLVEFPQRILTLAGACGQTPTAANTIADTLTYYDGQALGTIGTLGDQTQTQVLASYNTDGTPSYRTTAKATFDAYGRQKTTTDPNRTDATHASGATTSTVYTPATGELPTSVDVTNALGWKSTTTIDPGRGVPTKAVDENGRITEEAYDALGRLTSVWQPGRDKATQSANRVFSYAMNGSAGPSTVTSQTLREDSTYSNSIQIYDGLGRVRQTQAMPVFGQVGRLISEATFDSHGWQIKATPSYYNGDSGPTSTIFLPQDSDVAAQTWNEYDGLGRLTASKFMSYAQEQWRTTVAYPGAERTDTTPPPGGYATTTITDATGAAVETRQYKSNTPTGAYDATTYGHDVAGRPTWTKDSTTNHQWSQTYDLLGQQTSSTDPDAGVSTTVYDSAGHVASATDARQKSVSFTYDLLGRKTAQYDGTDTTDNSKKTASWAYDTLAKGKPDSSTSYANGVAYTKAVTGYDIGYRPTGSSLTIPSVTGETELAGTYNWSMQYTPVMGLPKKVTMPAVGGLASETVGNSYDVDGNFKTSSGLSYLVQGMQYDPFGRPTRTTVGPFGTQVVSTQAYDPATGRAVQSTLDKQTSTTTHVDVTNYTYNKAGSLTSASDVQDGTKTDLQCFTYDYLGRLNAAWTDKGTTTTAPAPSVLGIGGCTNPVEPTAATATSRIGGPAPYWQSYSYDATGNRTQFVQHDVTGVTTKDKTVGQTFATGPNTPTTAQNTGGGTGGPHALMLSTATVNGVGTDTKYQYDASGNTTSITDGSGTKTLTWNSQGRIQTVHDTGTSGDTSYVYDADGNQLIRRAGGKTTVNMGTDEVTLDTATHTMSDTRYYSAPGGLTITRVTAAGGGTLYYQASDPHGTNGVQMDAATLTATRRPTDPFGNVRGTQPSGWAGDKGFVGGTLENTGFTNLGARQYDPKTGRFLSVDPLFNAADPQSWNGYAYAGNDPVGNADPSGLMIDRDPTPGVCNGPCVGGTTGTHGDGSGSGSGGGNPSGKGSGANDDALRQKQAADAALAKAKQAREELLNKIVDVVGDLIGFNDARDCFTKGDVMGCINTALNFVPWAKVFKAVKVGIKAFKLWREGEKAYTAIRSAERIAKDAEEAYNFARKTEKEASEAEQAATHADDGPMPEAKEDTPSSSSHDSEPPSRESSSCPIPGKNSFLPGTQVELADGSTKAINELKVGDQVLATDPQTGRTAARPVVATIITPDDAQFTDLTVAVSGQDGARSTTSGITSTAHHPYWDESTSRWTDAEDVKVGDKLRSSDGTSVVVTAARSYNTAPRTAYNLTVADIHTYYVLAGSTPILVHNCNGAVNGHTSACPCASGGTPVGPINARLAGGTHPVTGVPFDAQGFPDFSAWKDPNVPDVRITLTGSRSADFAAADKAAGITAAYRKGTWTWNHSQDCGLMELVSMSVHSQTGHTGGFSIC; encoded by the coding sequence ATGTCGTTGTTGGCCGTACCGCCGGCGGATGCGCTCGCCGCGAAGCAGCCGAATCCGAAGGTGTGGACACCGCCGAACACACCGCTGCCGGACACGAAGTCCGTCAGAGGCAAGTCGGCGGGGACGACGGGACAGACCGCTGCCGGCGGTGTCCCGAAGGAGTGGAAGACCCCCGCGGCCGTCGCGGGGAAGAGCGGGTCGGCGACCGTCGCCCTGCCGAAGGTGTCGCCCGAGCAGGAGGCGGCCCGCAAGCTCACGGGCGGCGCCGCCCCGGCCTCGGGCGGAGCGGCGTCGGTGCAGGCCGGCCAGCTGCCGGTCTACCTCACCGACCTGGGGACGGCCAAGGACTCGGCCGCCGGCTCGCCGTCGGTGAAGGTCGACGTGCTGGACGCGGCAAAGTCCAGGGCCACCGGAGCCTCCGGCCCGGTCGTCACGCTGGAGGGCGCCAACGGCTCGGCGAGGGCCGGCCACCCGCTCCAGCTCTCCGTCGACCTGAAGTCGCTCGCCGGCACCACCGGCTGGAGCGACCGTGCACGTCTCGTACAGCTCCCCGCGTGTGCCCTGACCACGCCGTCGAAGCCGGAGTGCCAGAAGCGCACGCCGGTGCAGTCGGCCGTCGACGCCCGCACCGGCAAGCTGACCGCCAAGGTGGCTCTGCCGGCAGCCCCGACCGCGTCCACCCCGTCCAGCACGGGCGGGGCGACCTCGCACGCCGTCCAGGCCCTCGGGGCGACCGCCTCGGGTGCGATGGTGCTGGCCGCCGAGGCCGCGCCGTCCGGCTCGATGGGCTCGTTCGCCGCCACGCCGATCGCGCCGTCGGCGCAGTGGAGCGCCGGCTCGAACGCCGGTGACTTCTCGTACAGTTACACCTTCGACATGCCGACCGCCATCGGCGGTGCGGCGCCCAGCGTGATGCTCGGCTACGACTCCGCGGCGGTGGACGGCCGGACGGCCTCCACCAACTCGCAGTCGTCCTGGGTCGGAGACGGCTGGGACTACTCGGCCGGTTCCATCTCCCGGTCCTACAAGGCGTGTCTGAAGTCGGGCATCGACATGTCCGGCGACGAGTGCTGGGCCGGCCAGGCCCTCCAGCTCAACCTTGCCGGCCACTCCGGCACGGTGGTCAAGGACGACAGCACCGGCGCCCTCCACCTGCAGGGCGACGACGGCACCCAGATCACGCCGCTGACCGGTCTCACGAACGGTGCCTGGAACGGTGAGGGCTTCAAGGTCACCACCACCGACGGCACCCAGTACTACTTCGGTGCGAACCACCTGCCCGGTGGCGACGGCACGGACCCGGCCAGCAACTCGGTGAACACCGTCCCGGTGTACCACCCGCACGTCGGCGACCCCTGCTACAACTCGTCCACGGGCGCGGCGTCCTGGTGCCAGATGGGCTGGCAGTGGAACCTCGACTACATCGTCGACCTCCACGGCAACCTGATCAAGTACAACTACAGCCGCGAGGACAACTACTACAGCCGCGGCGGCGGTCAGAACAACGGCACCGGCACGCTCACCAAGTACAACCGCTTCTCGAACGTCGCCGAGATCGACTACGGTCTGCGCCTCGCCGACCAGATCGCCTCCAAGGGCGCCGGCAACCCGGCGGCGAAGATCGTCTTCACCACCGCCGAGCGCTGCTTCGCCTCCGGTTCGATCACCTGCACCACCGCGCAGCGCACGGTCGCCAACCAGTCGTCCTGGCCGGACAGCCCGCTCGACCAGAACTGCGCCTCGACCGGCGCCTGCACCAACTACGGTCCGTCGTTCTGGACGACCAAGCGTCTGACGAACGTCGCGACCACGATCTACGTCGGCGGCGCGGCCCGTCCGGTCGACAGCTGGGACCTCACCCAGGTGTGGTCCGACCCGGGCGACGGCACCTCGCCGACCCTGTGGCTCTCCTCGATCAAGCGCAGCGGCACCAACGGGCAGTCCGCCCTCTCGGTGCCGCAGGTGTCCTTCACCGCGGCCCAGATGGCCAACCGCGTGGACGGCCTCGTGCCTGCGGCACCGCAGTTCAACCGGCCCCGGATGAAGGAGATCACCACCGAGACCGGTGGCCGGATCAACGTCACCTACAAGCCGGTCGAGTGCTCCCGGGTGAACGGCACCATGCCCGCCTCGGCCGACACCAACACCATGGCGTGCATGCCGGTCAAGTGGGTGCCGCCGGGCTCGCCGGCCACCACCAAGCCGGTGGACGACTGGTTCCACAAGATCCTCGTCGCCTCCGTCACCGAGCAGTCGCTGGTCACCAGCGATGTCGCGAAGGTGACCGAGTACACCTATGGAGGCGGCGCCGCCTGGCACCGCAACGACTCCGAGTTCGCCGACGACGACACCCGGACGTACGACAACTTCCGCGGCTACCAGACGGTCACCACGACGACCGGAAACGGCTCGGACGGTGCCAAGACCAAGGCGGTCACCACCTTCCTGCGCGGCATGGGCGGCCAGGTGACCGACACCTGGGGCGGCACCATCACCGACTCCGAGGAACTGGCCGGCTTCGTCCGAGAGACCCAGACCTACGAGTCGGCGGCCGCGGGCGCCAAGGTCGTCGCCGGTGAGCGCACCACCCCGTGGGTGTCCGGCGTCACCTCCACCCACACCCAGACCGGCAGCCTGCCGAAGGTCTACGCGCACTACGTCAACACCGCCGAGGTGGAGAGCCGTTCGCTGCTCTCGGACGGCACGACCTGGCGGACGACCGAACGTGACGCCACGTACGACGAGGCCCACGCGGGCCGGGTCGACACGGTGGACGTCAAGGGCGACACCTCCCGCTCCGACCAGGAGCAGTGCACCAAAACGACGTACGCCGGCGGCACCAACACCATGCTGGTGGAGTTCCCGCAGCGGATCCTGACCCTGGCCGGTGCCTGCGGTCAGACCCCGACCGCGGCCAACACCATCGCCGACACCCTGACCTACTACGACGGTCAGGCACTCGGCACCATCGGCACGCTGGGCGACCAGACCCAGACCCAGGTCCTGGCGTCCTACAACACCGACGGCACGCCGTCGTACCGGACGACGGCCAAGGCCACGTTCGACGCGTACGGCCGCCAGAAGACGACCACCGACCCCAACCGCACGGACGCCACCCACGCGAGCGGCGCGACGACCAGCACGGTCTACACGCCCGCCACCGGCGAACTGCCGACCAGCGTGGACGTCACCAACGCGCTGGGCTGGAAGTCCACCACCACCATCGACCCGGGCCGCGGCGTGCCGACCAAGGCGGTCGACGAGAACGGCCGGATCACCGAGGAGGCCTACGACGCCCTCGGCCGGCTCACCTCGGTCTGGCAGCCCGGTCGTGACAAGGCCACCCAGAGCGCCAACCGGGTCTTCTCGTACGCGATGAACGGGTCGGCCGGGCCTTCGACGGTGACCAGCCAGACGCTGCGTGAGGACAGCACCTACAGCAACAGCATCCAGATCTACGACGGTCTCGGGCGGGTGCGCCAGACCCAGGCCATGCCGGTCTTCGGACAGGTGGGCCGGCTGATCTCGGAGGCGACGTTCGACTCGCACGGCTGGCAGATCAAGGCCACGCCGTCGTACTACAACGGCGACTCCGGTCCCACGTCGACCATCTTCCTGCCGCAGGACTCCGACGTCGCGGCGCAGACCTGGAACGAGTACGACGGCCTCGGTCGCCTGACCGCCAGCAAGTTCATGTCCTATGCGCAGGAGCAGTGGCGGACCACCGTCGCCTACCCCGGCGCCGAGCGGACCGACACCACCCCGCCGCCCGGCGGGTACGCGACCACCACGATCACCGACGCCACCGGTGCGGCCGTGGAGACCCGGCAGTACAAGTCCAACACGCCCACCGGCGCCTACGACGCCACGACCTACGGTCATGATGTCGCGGGTCGCCCGACCTGGACGAAGGACTCGACCACCAACCACCAGTGGAGCCAGACCTACGACCTGCTCGGTCAGCAGACCAGCTCCACCGACCCGGACGCCGGCGTCTCCACCACGGTCTACGACAGCGCCGGCCACGTGGCCAGCGCCACGGACGCGCGGCAGAAGTCGGTCAGCTTCACCTACGACCTGCTCGGCCGCAAGACCGCGCAGTACGACGGTACGGACACCACCGACAACTCCAAGAAGACCGCGTCCTGGGCGTACGACACGCTGGCCAAGGGCAAGCCGGACTCCTCGACCAGCTACGCCAACGGCGTGGCCTACACCAAGGCCGTGACCGGCTACGACATCGGCTACCGTCCCACGGGCTCGTCACTGACGATCCCCTCGGTGACGGGTGAGACCGAACTGGCCGGCACCTACAACTGGTCGATGCAGTACACGCCGGTGATGGGCCTGCCCAAGAAGGTCACCATGCCCGCGGTCGGCGGGTTGGCCTCGGAGACCGTCGGCAACTCGTACGACGTCGACGGCAACTTCAAGACGTCGAGTGGCCTGAGCTACCTCGTTCAGGGCATGCAGTACGACCCGTTCGGCCGCCCGACCCGCACCACGGTCGGCCCGTTCGGCACGCAGGTGGTCTCCACCCAGGCCTACGACCCGGCCACCGGCCGGGCCGTGCAGTCCACCCTGGACAAGCAGACCTCGACGACCACCCATGTCGACGTCACCAACTACACCTACAACAAGGCAGGTTCGCTCACCTCCGCGTCGGACGTGCAGGACGGCACCAAGACCGACCTGCAGTGCTTCACGTACGACTACCTCGGCCGCCTGAACGCGGCCTGGACGGACAAGGGCACCACCACCACCGCACCCGCGCCCTCGGTGCTGGGCATCGGCGGCTGCACCAACCCGGTGGAGCCGACGGCGGCCACCGCCACCTCGCGGATCGGCGGGCCGGCCCCGTACTGGCAGTCGTACTCCTACGACGCGACCGGCAACCGGACCCAGTTCGTCCAGCACGACGTCACCGGTGTGACGACCAAGGACAAGACGGTCGGCCAGACCTTCGCGACCGGTCCGAACACCCCGACCACGGCGCAGAACACGGGCGGCGGCACGGGCGGTCCGCACGCGCTGATGCTTTCGACGGCGACCGTGAACGGAGTGGGCACCGACACCAAGTACCAGTACGACGCGTCGGGCAACACCACGTCCATCACGGACGGCAGTGGCACCAAGACCCTGACCTGGAACTCCCAGGGCCGGATCCAGACCGTGCACGACACCGGCACCTCCGGTGACACGTCGTACGTCTACGACGCCGACGGCAACCAGCTGATCCGTCGGGCCGGCGGCAAGACCACGGTCAACATGGGGACGGACGAGGTCACCCTCGACACCGCGACCCACACCATGTCCGACACGCGGTACTACAGCGCGCCGGGCGGCCTCACGATCACCCGCGTCACCGCCGCCGGCGGTGGCACGCTCTACTACCAGGCCTCCGACCCGCACGGCACCAACGGCGTCCAGATGGACGCGGCCACGCTCACGGCCACCCGTCGTCCCACCGACCCCTTCGGCAACGTCCGCGGCACCCAGCCGTCGGGCTGGGCCGGCGACAAGGGCTTCGTCGGCGGCACCCTGGAGAACACCGGCTTCACCAACCTCGGCGCACGGCAGTACGACCCGAAGACCGGGCGCTTCCTGTCGGTGGACCCTCTCTTCAACGCCGCCGATCCGCAGTCGTGGAACGGCTATGCGTACGCGGGCAACGATCCGGTCGGAAACGCGGACCCGAGCGGTCTGATGATCGATCGGGATCCCACGCCCGGTGTGTGCAACGGGCCGTGCGTGGGCGGGACGACTGGGACCCATGGCGACGGGAGCGGTAGCGGCAGCGGTGGCGGCAACCCGAGCGGCAAGGGCTCCGGCGCCAACGACGACGCCCTGCGGCAGAAGCAGGCCGCCGACGCGGCCCTGGCCAAGGCCAAGCAGGCCCGCGAGGAACTCCTCAACAAGATCGTCGACGTCGTCGGCGACCTGATCGGCTTCAACGACGCCCGCGACTGCTTCACCAAGGGCGATGTCATGGGCTGCATCAACACGGCCCTGAACTTCGTCCCCTGGGCGAAGGTCTTCAAGGCCGTGAAGGTCGGCATCAAGGCCTTCAAGCTGTGGCGGGAGGGCGAGAAGGCCTACACCGCCATCCGCAGCGCGGAACGCATAGCCAAGGACGCCGAAGAGGCATACAACTTCGCCCGCAAGACGGAGAAGGAGGCCTCCGAAGCCGAACAGGCAGCGACCCATGCCGACGACGGACCGATGCCGGAGGCGAAGGAGGACACACCGTCGTCCTCGTCCCACGATTCGGAGCCCCCGTCACGGGAGTCGTCGAGCTGTCCCATCCCTGGCAAGAACAGCTTCCTCCCCGGAACCCAGGTCGAACTCGCCGATGGCAGCACCAAGGCGATCAACGAACTGAAGGTCGGCGACCAGGTCCTGGCGACCGACCCGCAGACCGGCCGGACCGCCGCTCGTCCCGTCGTTGCCACCATCATCACCCCTGATGACGCCCAGTTCACCGACCTGACGGTCGCAGTGAGCGGCCAGGACGGAGCCCGCTCGACCACGTCCGGTATCACCTCCACCGCTCACCACCCCTACTGGGACGAGAGCACTTCCCGGTGGACCGACGCCGAGGACGTCAAGGTCGGTGACAAGTTGCGCTCGTCGGATGGCACATCGGTCGTTGTCACAGCGGCCCGCAGCTACAACACCGCGCCTCGGACGGCATACAACCTGACCGTCGCCGACATTCACACGTACTATGTACTGGCGGGTAGCACGCCGATCTTGGTCCATAACTGCAATGGCGCGGTAAACGGCCATACATCAGCGTGCCCGTGCGCCTCGGGCGGAACTCCTGTCGGGCCGATTAACGCGCGCCTCGCTGGTGGCACGCACCCGGTCACGGGTGTACCGTTTGATGCCCAAGGATTCCCCGATTTTAGCGCTTGGAAGGATCCAAACGTTCCGGACGTGCGCATTACGTTGACTGGTAGCAGATCGGCAGATTTCGCGGCAGCGGATAAGGCGGCAGGAATCACTGCAGCTTATCGAAAAGGGACCTGGACCTGGAATCATAGCCAGGACTGTGGGCTGATGGAACTCGTGAGCATGTCCGTGCATTCGCAAACTGGCCACACTGGCGGCTTCTCGATTTGCTAG